From the Scophthalmus maximus strain ysfricsl-2021 chromosome 11, ASM2237912v1, whole genome shotgun sequence genome, one window contains:
- the LOC118299482 gene encoding myelin protein zero-like protein 2 has product MCVKGLCFLTVLCGLAASGVLQVSGMHIYTYGEMEAVNGTDARLKCTFQSSSPINVNSVVISWSFRPLVPGREESVFHFQQRAYPPLDGIFRKRVVWAGDIMGQDASIIIRQVKFTYNGTYICQVKNPPDVHGTVGEIKLRVVTTASFSDLIRLVLAVAGGITGVVVLLIIFVSCRRCRKRRQRQQQQQLEAGNEAAPRKERKDPTACHPSRSFHLYMSETSIEIDSSDGMISEASTKDPSSSEDEGPSSDDDDGGDDDSD; this is encoded by the exons GCGTGCTGCAGGTCAGCGGGATGCATATATACACGTATGGGGAAATGGAGGCGGTCAACGGGACGGACGCTCGTCTCAAGTGCACGTTCCAGAGTTCCTCTCCCATCAACGTCAACTCGGTTGTCATCTCGTGGAGCTTTCGACCCCTCGTACCGGGCCGGGAGGAGTCG GTGTTCCACTTCCAGCAGCGAGCCTATCCACCGCTGGACGGCATCTTCCGGAAGCGCGTCGTGTGGGCCGGCGACATCATGGGCCAGGACGCCTCCATCATAATTCGGCAGGTCAAGTTCACCTACAACGGCACCTACATCTGCCAGGTCAAGAACCCGCCGGATGTCCACGGCACGGTCGGAGAGATCAAACTCCGCGTCGTCACCACAG CCTCTTTCTCCGACCTCATCCGCCTGGTCCTGGCCGTCGCGGGCGGCATCACCGGCGTGgtcgtcctcctcatcatcttcgtGTCGTGCAGGAGGTGCaggaaaaggagacagaggcagcagcagcagcagctggaggccgGCAACGAGGCAGCTCCCcgcaaagagagaaaagatcCCACCGCGTG CCACCCATCGAGGTCCTTCCATCTCTACATGTCAGAGACGTCCATTGAGATTGACAGCTCCGATGGCATGATCTCAGAGGCCAGCACCAAAGACCCGAGCTCCTCGGAGGACGAGGGCCCGAGCtcagacgacgacgacggcggcgacgACGACTCCGACTGA